Genomic window (Staphylococcus debuckii):
AAAGTACTCCAGAAGAATAAATTCCAGTGCGCCATTAAATCTAAAGTATTCGCCACGATCACCATGAAAGTAGCGGAGACTGTTGAGAAGCCGGTTGCGATAATCACTGCTTCTTTCTTGTTATACATCCCATCTTTGTATACACGGTTCGTAATCAACAATCCTAATGAATAACTCCCTACGAAAGAAGCCACTGCATCGACCGCTGATTTACCCGGCGTTTTGAATAATGGACGCATGACCGGCTGCATCAGAACACCGATGTATTCTAGTAAACCGTAGCCTACTAATAATGAAAGTGCGATTGCACCGATTGGAATCAAAATACTTAACGGCAACATCAGTTTGTCGAATAAAAATGGACCATAATCTTGTTTGAACAATAATGCCGGACCAAATTTAAATACATACATGATACCAATGACTGCTCCAAGCACTTTAAAAAGTACAATAATAAAGTCAGTGACTGACTTCTTGAAATCTTGTCTGACGATCGGCAAGCCTGCCCCGGCTAAAATTAATAGCAATGCCACATAGGGCATGGCCGGACCGAGCAGTTGTCGCACCCATAAGTGCACATGGTCTACGAGAATCGTGTTCGTGCCGCCGATAGTTACCGGAACGAAGAAACAGAGAATTCCAATAAAGCTGAATACGTAAAACCGCCACATTTTTACCCCTTTTTCACTTTGAGCGGGTTGCGTATCAGATTGGAGTTCCATCTCCTCAGATAGTAAGTTTGCTTCAGTTTTCATACTTGACACCCCTTTGTTTTACAAGCATGTGAAAGCTGTCTGATTATGATTGAACCTAGATGACTTAAGCTCCATATCATACTATTCACTGAATCTTATATATAGTTGTCGATGTGCTGCAAGCAGTGAAAGCATCCTTTCCCCTTCGATGCTTCACTTGCTTGAAAAATCCTATTAATCATTTCTCCCTGCAAAAGATGGCAAGCGGATATCACTTGAGGAAAATTGATAGAAATGAAGTTTGCTTCAATATCATCTCAAATTGCCATTTCAATTTGATAGAGGAAAATTGATAGAAATGAAGTTTGCTTCAATATCATCTCAAATTGCCATTTCAATTTGATAATAGAAATAAAATTCATTTCTTGAATTTTCCAAATATTCAATCTGTAATAAGATGTAATAT
Coding sequences:
- a CDS encoding YjiH family protein, which produces MELQSDTQPAQSEKGVKMWRFYVFSFIGILCFFVPVTIGGTNTILVDHVHLWVRQLLGPAMPYVALLLILAGAGLPIVRQDFKKSVTDFIIVLFKVLGAVIGIMYVFKFGPALLFKQDYGPFLFDKLMLPLSILIPIGAIALSLLVGYGLLEYIGVLMQPVMRPLFKTPGKSAVDAVASFVGSYSLGLLITNRVYKDGMYNKKEAVIIATGFSTVSATFMVIVANTLDLMAHWNLFFWSTLVITFAVTAISAHLPPIRNESEEYYEGQEGDKEVEVNGSRFKAAYDEAKRQSHDSLPLLKNIWLNVKDGLEMTMAILPSILSIGFVGLLLANFTPIIDWLSYIFYPFIYLFPIGDKALLAKASAISIIEMFLPSLIAVKATMAVKFVTAITSISAIIFFSALVPCIMATDIKIPVWKLVLIWFIRVALTLLIAIPFALLIF